The Methanobacterium lacus genome includes a region encoding these proteins:
- a CDS encoding MBL fold metallo-hydrolase, whose amino-acid sequence MRLSCVVENTATFSSEFWAEHGFSVLIEHEDSKILCDAGKSPEVLERNMGLINGFNDLETVVLSHGHSDHTGGLPAIFRNCSADIYMHKTGLKPKYLSKDGERKFIGIPEEYHSEYGNFSLKHSISSVKFVEKPVEIAPDIYIFTDIPMLNDFEQLSSSLLCLEDGNFVQDTFKEEVVVVVRTDNGLVIVSGCAHRGIINSINAVSDYFHENIYGVVGGTHLVAADVNRRLRTVQEFENIYATKLVLGHCNGFEAQCLFKNKFKEVFQPLECGKMMMF is encoded by the coding sequence TTGAGGTTATCATGCGTTGTTGAGAACACAGCAACATTTTCGTCTGAATTTTGGGCTGAACATGGATTTTCAGTCTTAATAGAACATGAAGATTCCAAGATTCTCTGTGATGCTGGCAAATCTCCAGAGGTTTTGGAGAGAAATATGGGACTTATAAATGGTTTTAATGATTTAGAAACTGTTGTTTTGAGTCATGGCCATAGCGACCATACTGGTGGTCTTCCAGCCATATTTAGAAATTGTTCTGCAGATATCTACATGCACAAAACTGGTTTAAAGCCCAAATATTTATCTAAAGACGGTGAAAGGAAGTTCATTGGAATTCCTGAAGAATACCATTCAGAGTATGGAAATTTCAGCTTAAAACACTCCATATCCTCAGTGAAATTTGTTGAAAAACCCGTGGAAATTGCTCCAGATATTTATATCTTCACTGATATTCCCATGTTAAATGATTTTGAGCAATTGAGTTCTTCCCTTCTATGTTTAGAAGATGGAAATTTCGTTCAAGATACCTTCAAAGAGGAAGTTGTCGTAGTTGTGAGGACAGATAACGGACTGGTTATTGTTTCAGGATGCGCCCACAGAGGCATTATAAACTCTATAAATGCTGTTTCTGATTATTTCCACGAGAATATTTATGGTGTGGTTGGTGGAACCCATCTTGTCGCTGCTGATGTAAACAGAAGATTGAGGACAGTTCAAGAATTTGAAAATATATACGCCACTAAACTTGTTTTAGGACATTGTAACGGTTTTGAGGCCCAGTGTTTATTTAAAAATAAGTTTAAAGAAGTTTTTCAACCACTTGAATGTGGAAAAATGATGATGTTCTAG
- a CDS encoding GIY-YIG nuclease family protein: MSKKRIYKGSYCLIISLSEDSVVKVGSLGNIDFKKGHYVYVGSALNSLESRLRRHLSHEKKLHWHVDYMLNHVNANLVDIVYVVDNGKWECSIAAQISEKGIETARFGCSDCKCGSHLFKFEDFETAVSCSSYSFETLSLHPILWSDGSNFESE; the protein is encoded by the coding sequence ATGTCGAAGAAACGAATTTACAAGGGCAGTTACTGTCTCATAATAAGTTTATCAGAGGATTCTGTTGTGAAGGTGGGTAGCCTGGGTAATATTGATTTTAAAAAGGGCCACTACGTTTATGTGGGATCTGCTCTAAACTCCCTTGAAAGCAGGTTGCGAAGACATTTAAGCCATGAAAAAAAGTTGCATTGGCATGTGGATTACATGCTAAATCATGTTAATGCTAACTTGGTTGACATTGTCTACGTTGTGGATAATGGTAAATGGGAGTGTTCCATTGCTGCACAAATTTCAGAGAAGGGGATTGAAACAGCCCGATTCGGATGTTCAGACTGTAAATGTGGTTCTCATCTCTTTAAATTTGAAGATTTTGAAACTGCAGTATCCTGCTCATCATATTCATTTGAAACCTTGTCACTCCATCCTATTCTTTGGAGTGATGGTTCCAACTTCGAATCTGAATAA
- the cfbC gene encoding Ni-sirohydrochlorin a,c-diamide reductive cyclase ATP-dependent reductase subunit yields MSKTKKIAIYGKGGIGKSTTVSNIAAARSKDSEVLVIGCDPKADTTRTLVGRRIPTILDILKLKKKDLNQEDIIVKGFGDVKCVESGGPEPGVGCAGRGVIVAMNLLERLGVFKENLDLIIYDVLGDVVCGGFAVPLRENFADEVYIVTSGEYMSLYAANNICKGIKKLKGNLGGIICNCRGIENELEIVEEFAKIVNTKIIGVMPRNELVQKAEIEAKTVIEKFPDSEQAELYIELGENIYNNQKFDIPKPMEVDDFEKFFRKFH; encoded by the coding sequence ATGAGTAAAACCAAAAAAATCGCTATTTATGGGAAGGGAGGGATTGGTAAATCCACCACAGTATCCAACATAGCTGCTGCCCGGTCCAAGGACAGTGAAGTTCTGGTAATAGGTTGTGATCCTAAAGCAGACACTACTAGAACCCTTGTTGGAAGAAGAATCCCAACTATATTAGATATTTTAAAGCTTAAAAAGAAGGATCTAAATCAAGAAGACATAATAGTAAAGGGCTTTGGTGATGTGAAATGTGTAGAGTCTGGAGGACCTGAACCTGGAGTGGGATGTGCTGGAAGAGGAGTCATAGTAGCTATGAACCTCCTGGAACGTCTAGGTGTTTTCAAAGAAAACCTGGACCTCATCATCTACGACGTGCTTGGAGACGTGGTATGCGGAGGATTTGCAGTTCCACTCCGTGAAAACTTCGCAGATGAAGTTTACATAGTCACCTCAGGTGAATACATGTCTCTGTATGCTGCAAACAACATCTGCAAAGGAATAAAAAAACTCAAAGGCAATCTTGGAGGCATAATCTGCAACTGTCGGGGAATTGAGAATGAACTCGAAATTGTGGAAGAATTTGCAAAAATTGTCAACACCAAGATCATAGGAGTAATGCCCCGTAACGAACTGGTTCAAAAGGCAGAGATCGAAGCAAAAACAGTGATAGAAAAGTTTCCAGATTCTGAACAGGCTGAGCTTTACATAGAACTGGGAGAAAACATCTACAACAACCAGAAATTTGACATTCCAAAACCCATGGAAGTGGATGATTTTGAAAAATTCTTCAGAAAGTTTCACTAG
- a CDS encoding CBS domain-containing protein produces MNVEDIMQKEVIKFNELDKIVDVAQSFRDNKISGAPVVDENNHVVGVISEGDIMRLIEIHSPKINLILPAPLDLIELPIKMKYELDEVAEDMQKAGSTVIDQIMTKKIIKVKPDTSVIDAAKLLDSHKIKRLPVIDNDGKLVGIITRGDIIASMVRGDE; encoded by the coding sequence ATGAATGTAGAAGACATAATGCAAAAGGAAGTAATAAAATTTAATGAACTGGATAAAATTGTCGATGTTGCACAGAGTTTCAGGGACAACAAGATCAGCGGAGCTCCAGTTGTTGATGAGAACAATCATGTGGTTGGTGTCATAAGCGAAGGAGATATAATGCGCCTCATCGAGATACATTCACCCAAAATAAACCTCATACTTCCAGCACCACTGGACCTAATCGAACTTCCAATAAAAATGAAGTACGAACTAGACGAAGTTGCTGAGGATATGCAGAAGGCAGGATCAACAGTTATCGATCAGATAATGACTAAAAAAATAATTAAAGTCAAACCTGACACTTCTGTTATAGATGCAGCCAAGTTATTGGACTCCCATAAAATTAAAAGGCTTCCTGTAATTGATAACGATGGAAAACTCGTGGGCATCATAACCAGGGGAGACATCATCGCATCCATGGTGAGAGGGGATGAGTAA
- a CDS encoding MarR family winged helix-turn-helix transcriptional regulator, whose amino-acid sequence MKQQEMDRLVDSLLIYMPMFYKKLTTAKETDITKSSYKKRTADQYQILGLLEHYNHLPISEIGKRLLLSRPNMTAHLDKLVSEGMVERIPDETDRRVINIGITQNGLDYIKVSRTWVKNNIKETLNVLNNEELVELEHCIETIKSKILMIEGCHHGTIKK is encoded by the coding sequence ATGAAACAACAGGAAATGGACAGGTTGGTAGATTCTCTGCTTATCTACATGCCCATGTTTTACAAAAAATTAACAACTGCGAAGGAAACTGATATCACAAAATCAAGCTACAAAAAAAGAACAGCTGATCAGTACCAGATACTGGGTTTGCTTGAGCATTACAACCATCTCCCAATATCTGAAATTGGAAAAAGATTGCTGTTATCTAGACCCAACATGACAGCCCATCTTGACAAACTGGTATCTGAAGGTATGGTTGAGAGAATTCCTGATGAAACAGACAGGAGGGTCATCAACATAGGAATCACCCAAAATGGTTTGGATTACATCAAAGTATCAAGAACTTGGGTTAAAAACAATATAAAAGAAACCTTGAATGTTTTAAATAATGAAGAGCTGGTTGAGCTTGAACACTGTATTGAAACAATTAAATCTAAAATTCTCATGATCGAGGGGTGTCATCATGGAACCATCAAAAAATGA
- a CDS encoding MDR family MFS transporter: MEPSKNEFNISLVMAGLMIGLLVAALDNSIMATAMPKVISSLGGMVYYVWPFTIYMLTSTIAIILFGKLSDLYGRKRILIAGIVLFVLSSVACGFSSNMLQLIIFRGIQGIGGGILITIPFIVVAELFPPRQRGKYTGILASVFGISNVLGPILGGVITDFMGWQWVFFVNVPVGVAAIVMLSIYFPHLKQVVREKVIDYAGLITMSLSFSSLCVALTYVRSSYLPEYVVGFLFIFAALMFILFIHVERRAVEPLLPMHLFKISVFNLSAVAMFLSNAVMFCGIIYIPLFIQKVLGISASGSGALITPMLVSLTVASLIAGQVISKTGTYKKMGVMAFGLITVGMVMATTITQSTGTAEILIYTTILGIGSGIMYPVFTVAIQNAVLRRDIGIATASSQFFRNVGATITLPIFGLIVNLTMNMDINAVSSVPVGPMITAIHNVFTFGIVMCIIGLIASLMLKDAVLSNSNDFNVIDEPVGTEEV, translated from the coding sequence ATGGAACCATCAAAAAATGAATTTAACATCAGCCTTGTAATGGCCGGGCTCATGATAGGTCTGCTTGTGGCTGCACTGGATAATTCAATCATGGCAACTGCCATGCCCAAGGTTATTTCAAGCCTCGGTGGTATGGTTTACTACGTGTGGCCATTCACCATTTACATGCTCACCTCCACCATCGCTATTATTTTGTTTGGAAAGCTATCAGATCTCTACGGACGTAAGAGGATCTTGATAGCAGGGATAGTATTGTTTGTGTTGAGTTCTGTTGCATGTGGGTTCTCAAGCAACATGCTCCAGCTCATTATATTCCGGGGAATTCAGGGTATTGGTGGTGGAATATTGATAACCATACCCTTCATAGTGGTTGCTGAGTTATTCCCACCTAGACAGAGGGGAAAATACACAGGAATACTTGCATCGGTGTTTGGTATATCAAACGTTCTAGGACCAATACTTGGAGGAGTTATAACTGATTTTATGGGATGGCAGTGGGTTTTTTTCGTTAATGTTCCTGTTGGAGTGGCTGCAATTGTCATGCTGAGCATTTATTTCCCCCACTTGAAACAGGTTGTGAGGGAGAAGGTCATAGATTACGCTGGCCTAATTACCATGTCACTATCGTTTAGTTCATTGTGCGTTGCTTTAACCTACGTGAGATCATCGTACCTTCCAGAATATGTGGTGGGTTTTCTGTTTATCTTCGCTGCACTGATGTTCATCCTATTTATTCATGTTGAACGTAGGGCAGTTGAACCCTTACTGCCAATGCATCTGTTTAAAATATCTGTCTTCAATTTGTCTGCAGTTGCGATGTTCCTATCAAACGCTGTTATGTTCTGTGGAATTATCTACATACCACTATTTATTCAGAAGGTTCTGGGAATAAGTGCATCAGGTTCCGGGGCTTTAATAACTCCTATGCTAGTTAGTTTAACAGTGGCATCTCTAATCGCAGGTCAGGTGATCTCTAAAACAGGAACCTATAAAAAGATGGGTGTAATGGCATTTGGTTTGATAACTGTTGGAATGGTCATGGCCACCACAATAACCCAATCAACAGGTACAGCTGAAATTCTTATTTACACAACCATCCTTGGAATTGGTTCAGGAATAATGTATCCAGTTTTCACTGTGGCAATACAAAATGCTGTGTTAAGACGGGACATTGGAATTGCAACGGCATCTAGCCAGTTTTTCAGAAATGTTGGTGCCACCATAACCCTCCCAATCTTTGGTTTGATTGTAAACCTAACCATGAACATGGATATAAATGCTGTAAGCAGTGTTCCAGTGGGACCCATGATCACAGCAATTCACAATGTCTTCACATTTGGAATTGTGATGTGTATAATTGGATTAATAGCTTCGTTAATGTTAAAAGATGCTGTTTTAAGTAATTCAAACGATTTTAATGTGATTGATGAACCAGTTGGAACCGAAGAAGTTTAG
- a CDS encoding peptidase U32 family protein, with translation MVKIVELLSPAKDRISLISAIKNGANSVYVGLDGYNMRANIANFSMEEISEAAALCHQRGVKLYVCINTSLSEVEVEKLKVNMPKLKDSGADAVIVSDLGAVKIARDSEMEVHMSVQANITNSESLKVLKELGVNRIILSRELPIQSIQEIAVNSPMELEVFVHGAMCVAVSGRCFLSSYMYNKSANCGECLQPCRKEWKLTSEDDEEFILGENNFSNTGNTSETRATTHILSPRDLCMVEHIPLLIESGVKVFKIEGRAKPADYVATVTKVYREAINEYEAGLWNTPEHEENVIRWLEELKNVFNRGFDTGFYFNTPKENSSSNEAKYKKKDVGEVVNYYKRVQAAEIRIWDDIDVGDALIIQGQTTGSIEQTVESIQIDGKPVKKGAKGQNVAVHVTDIVRPGDNVYKMVFKN, from the coding sequence GTGGTAAAAATAGTAGAACTTCTCTCCCCTGCAAAGGACAGGATATCACTCATCTCCGCAATCAAAAATGGAGCAAACTCTGTGTACGTGGGCCTGGATGGTTACAACATGAGGGCCAACATTGCCAACTTCTCAATGGAAGAAATTTCAGAAGCTGCAGCACTCTGCCACCAAAGAGGAGTTAAACTCTACGTATGTATCAACACGTCTCTTAGCGAGGTAGAAGTAGAGAAACTCAAGGTTAACATGCCTAAGTTAAAGGATTCTGGTGCAGATGCTGTTATTGTATCAGATCTTGGCGCAGTTAAAATAGCCAGGGACTCTGAAATGGAAGTTCACATGAGTGTACAGGCAAACATCACCAACAGCGAGTCATTAAAGGTCCTGAAGGAACTTGGAGTGAACAGGATCATCTTATCAAGGGAACTACCCATCCAATCCATACAAGAAATAGCGGTAAATTCTCCCATGGAACTTGAGGTCTTTGTACATGGGGCCATGTGTGTGGCAGTTTCAGGTAGATGTTTTTTAAGTTCGTACATGTACAACAAAAGTGCCAACTGTGGAGAATGTCTACAACCATGCAGAAAGGAATGGAAGCTAACCTCAGAGGATGATGAAGAATTTATCCTTGGGGAGAACAATTTTTCAAACACAGGAAACACCTCAGAAACTCGGGCCACAACCCACATTCTGAGCCCAAGGGATCTGTGCATGGTAGAACACATTCCCCTCCTCATAGAATCTGGAGTCAAGGTTTTTAAAATAGAGGGCAGGGCAAAACCTGCAGACTACGTTGCAACTGTAACCAAAGTTTACAGGGAAGCAATAAACGAGTACGAAGCAGGCCTATGGAACACACCAGAACATGAAGAAAATGTCATAAGATGGTTGGAAGAACTTAAAAATGTTTTTAACAGAGGTTTTGACACAGGATTTTATTTCAACACACCCAAGGAAAACAGCAGTTCTAACGAGGCAAAATATAAGAAAAAAGATGTGGGTGAAGTTGTAAATTATTACAAACGCGTCCAAGCCGCCGAGATAAGAATCTGGGATGACATCGATGTGGGGGACGCACTGATTATCCAGGGCCAAACAACGGGATCAATAGAACAAACTGTTGAATCAATACAGATCGACGGAAAACCTGTTAAAAAAGGAGCTAAAGGACAAAATGTAGCTGTTCACGTCACTGATATTGTAAGGCCCGGTGACAATGTTTACAAAATGGTCTTCAAAAATTAA
- the purF gene encoding amidophosphoribosyltransferase: MRDKCGIVGAYSRDKSVHVSRQIYYGLYSLQHRGQESAGISAHDGNQLSTYRGMGLVCDVFNNGNVEGIDGNVGIGHVRYSTTGKSKIENSQPMFSNFELGTVAVAHNGDIINSPELRCELELLGYEFESTTDSEVLCHLLTREILKTSNVVESIRNVTKMLNGSYSLVILFNEDLYVVRDPNGIKPLSMGELGDLTMVASETVAFDVLGAKHLRDVEPGEIIRIGDKIESYKLSETEKPRRAHCMFEYVYFARPDSVLDGSSVYNVRLNIGKALSKEFPADADVVMPVPDSAITAAIGFSRESGLGYGEGLLKNRYVGRTFIMPTQVERETSVRLKMNPIRSELEGKSIVLVDDSIVRGTTSKSLVKVLREAGAKEIHLRVGCPPIISPCYYGIAMATKKELIASDKDVEDIRKTLGVDSLGYLSLESLIECIGIEDGNLCVGCLTGEYPTELPKDIKEYEAKRC, translated from the coding sequence TTGAGGGATAAATGTGGAATTGTAGGTGCATATTCTCGAGATAAGTCTGTCCATGTTTCACGCCAGATATACTATGGCTTGTACTCTCTGCAACACAGAGGACAAGAATCAGCAGGTATATCTGCACATGACGGAAACCAACTTTCAACCTATCGTGGTATGGGTCTAGTATGCGACGTGTTTAACAACGGTAATGTTGAAGGAATCGATGGTAATGTCGGCATTGGACATGTAAGATATTCAACTACTGGTAAATCAAAAATAGAAAATTCACAACCAATGTTCAGTAATTTTGAATTGGGAACTGTTGCTGTTGCCCATAATGGAGACATCATAAACTCTCCAGAGTTAAGATGTGAACTGGAACTATTGGGATACGAATTTGAATCAACAACAGATTCTGAAGTTTTATGCCATCTCCTCACACGGGAAATCTTAAAAACTTCAAATGTTGTGGAATCAATAAGAAATGTTACAAAAATGCTTAATGGTTCCTACTCACTTGTAATACTGTTCAACGAAGACTTATACGTTGTTAGGGATCCCAACGGCATCAAACCCCTTTCCATGGGTGAGCTGGGAGACTTAACAATGGTGGCATCAGAAACAGTGGCTTTTGATGTTTTAGGGGCCAAACATCTCAGAGATGTTGAACCTGGTGAAATCATCCGCATTGGGGATAAAATAGAAAGCTACAAGCTTTCCGAGACAGAAAAACCTCGAAGAGCTCATTGCATGTTTGAATATGTTTATTTTGCCCGTCCTGACAGTGTTCTTGACGGAAGTTCTGTTTACAACGTGAGGCTAAACATTGGAAAGGCACTTTCAAAGGAATTTCCAGCAGACGCAGATGTTGTAATGCCAGTTCCAGATTCTGCAATTACAGCAGCAATCGGATTTTCAAGAGAATCTGGCCTTGGTTACGGTGAAGGTCTCCTTAAAAACAGGTATGTGGGCAGAACATTTATCATGCCTACCCAGGTCGAAAGGGAAACATCGGTAAGACTCAAGATGAACCCAATCAGATCTGAACTGGAAGGTAAAAGCATAGTACTCGTAGACGACAGTATTGTCAGGGGAACAACCTCAAAATCTCTTGTAAAAGTATTGAGAGAAGCTGGTGCCAAGGAAATACATCTCAGGGTGGGATGTCCACCAATTATTTCACCATGCTACTACGGTATTGCAATGGCAACCAAGAAAGAACTCATAGCATCTGACAAAGATGTTGAAGATATCCGGAAAACTTTGGGTGTGGATTCACTCGGTTATCTGAGCCTAGAATCACTCATAGAATGCATAGGAATTGAAGATGGCAACCTATGTGTGGGCTGTCTCACAGGTGAGTATCCAACAGAACTACCTAAAGATATCAAAGAGTACGAAGCTAAACGTTGCTAA
- a CDS encoding toprim domain-containing protein has translation MDAINPIDVRIIVEGASDVEIVSRAMQNIALGAEYHITISSIIPTTNPEIAKKAVQGADIVLIATDVDAPGRELAEKFRKCLKDKVGHVERMKFPFGHDVEYMDPSIIRKEIKNAIIRTGLISIANVQKFRELENNLTESRENILILAKEKKNLETENQNLVSVNEDLTNSNSKLTEKLRIVEDEFRIAKHKHADIKNKYQFIKSKQLFERFSLKDLWKELFDEELNDEEQVYFISNEFKPEKIVVGQGYIAATSKEAAKEWLNIIRAVLIFYDSKIEDLKDEFTDEKFNPNLLKE, from the coding sequence ATGGATGCAATCAATCCAATAGATGTTAGGATCATTGTGGAAGGTGCTTCGGATGTGGAGATAGTTTCCAGGGCCATGCAGAACATAGCCCTTGGAGCAGAATACCACATAACCATATCCTCCATAATTCCAACAACTAACCCTGAAATTGCAAAAAAAGCGGTTCAGGGCGCAGATATAGTGCTTATAGCAACAGATGTGGATGCACCAGGCAGGGAACTGGCTGAAAAGTTCAGAAAATGTCTCAAAGATAAAGTTGGACATGTTGAACGTATGAAATTCCCATTTGGCCATGATGTGGAGTACATGGATCCCTCCATCATAAGGAAGGAAATAAAAAACGCCATAATAAGAACAGGCTTGATATCAATAGCCAACGTTCAAAAATTCAGAGAACTTGAAAACAATTTAACTGAATCAAGGGAAAATATATTAATTTTAGCTAAAGAGAAAAAGAATCTGGAAACAGAAAACCAGAACTTAGTCTCGGTAAATGAAGATTTAACTAATTCTAACTCGAAATTAACTGAAAAACTCAGAATTGTGGAAGATGAATTTAGAATTGCTAAACACAAGCATGCAGATATTAAAAACAAATATCAATTCATCAAATCTAAACAACTCTTTGAAAGGTTTTCATTAAAGGATCTCTGGAAAGAATTATTTGATGAAGAATTAAATGATGAAGAACAAGTTTATTTTATATCTAATGAATTTAAGCCTGAAAAAATAGTTGTAGGGCAAGGTTACATTGCAGCAACTTCCAAGGAAGCTGCCAAGGAATGGTTAAATATCATAAGAGCGGTTTTAATTTTTTACGATTCAAAGATAGAAGATCTAAAGGATGAATTTACAGATGAAAAATTTAACCCAAACCTACTGAAGGAATGA
- a CDS encoding 50S ribosomal protein L37e: MKGTPSFGKRNKKTHIRCRRCGKNSYNARKKYCAACGFGRSAKIRSYNWQNKKLNGYRLK, encoded by the coding sequence ATGAAAGGAACACCATCATTTGGTAAGCGTAACAAAAAAACCCATATACGATGTAGACGTTGTGGAAAAAACTCTTACAACGCACGTAAAAAGTACTGCGCTGCCTGTGGATTCGGTAGATCAGCTAAGATCAGATCCTACAACTGGCAGAATAAGAAACTTAATGGTTACAGGTTGAAGTAA
- a CDS encoding LSM domain-containing protein: MTVQKNLNTSRPLDVLGKSLNSQVLIELKGGREFRGLLKSFDMHMNLVLNEAEELDGLETAKRLGIVLIRGDNIVYISPV, translated from the coding sequence GTGACTGTACAAAAGAATTTAAATACGTCGAGGCCCTTAGATGTGCTTGGTAAATCATTAAACTCACAAGTATTAATTGAACTCAAAGGTGGTAGAGAGTTCAGGGGACTTTTAAAAAGTTTTGACATGCATATGAATTTAGTATTGAATGAAGCTGAAGAATTAGATGGCTTAGAAACAGCTAAACGATTAGGAATAGTCCTTATTAGAGGGGACAACATAGTATATATATCTCCGGTGTAA
- a CDS encoding DUF1947 domain-containing protein, with product MKIRKRYYLKKKMLRDMEGQLGDFSGIIKPKSKVEIIETDLDDIILVDGSPMIMMIDGEPFPTLKGALELDIKTKFVVVDMGAVKFVIKGADIMSPGITDADPNIVEGDLVVIVDETHHKPLATGRSLLTGPEMVENREGKAIKNIHHVGDEIWDLVI from the coding sequence TTGAAGATCAGGAAAAGATATTATCTTAAAAAGAAAATGCTCAGGGATATGGAAGGACAACTAGGAGATTTTTCAGGAATAATTAAACCTAAAAGCAAGGTCGAGATCATCGAAACAGACCTTGACGATATCATACTTGTGGATGGAAGTCCCATGATCATGATGATAGATGGGGAACCATTTCCAACCCTTAAAGGAGCCCTTGAACTGGATATCAAAACCAAGTTTGTGGTGGTTGACATGGGTGCAGTTAAATTTGTTATTAAGGGTGCTGATATCATGTCGCCCGGAATCACAGATGCCGATCCAAACATCGTTGAAGGAGATCTGGTTGTGATTGTGGATGAAACCCATCACAAACCCCTTGCAACAGGTAGAAGTCTCCTAACAGGACCTGAAATGGTTGAAAATAGGGAGGGTAAGGCAATTAAAAATATTCATCATGTTGGTGACGAGATCTGGGATCTGGTTATCTAG
- the arfB gene encoding 2-amino-5-formylamino-6-ribosylaminopyrimidin-4(3H)-one 5'-monophosphate deformylase yields the protein MTDLRYEAGNVVSPQVHSVGVLAVGSHLENHGAALPIDTDSKIAAYIGLQAALITGAKYLGILYSATEYEYVEHGIHQEPEELVNKQLIPTLRSAKKLLQLDSVVLVNGHGGNVPVNDYLEHVQLETGLKIIFNNKIVEIEGPHAGTGEVSVGELLGILDKTKLDEHCNFENYPEVGMVGFDKARKAEEGINQGALEVIDTGVCIDLELGESILQTAIVAVMDDVEKLTADTKKE from the coding sequence ATGACTGATCTCAGATACGAAGCAGGTAACGTTGTATCTCCACAGGTTCACAGTGTGGGTGTTCTTGCAGTGGGTTCACATCTGGAGAATCATGGTGCTGCTCTACCCATTGATACAGATTCCAAGATAGCTGCCTATATCGGGCTTCAAGCAGCTTTGATAACAGGGGCCAAGTACCTTGGAATACTTTACTCTGCAACAGAGTACGAATATGTTGAGCATGGAATTCACCAAGAACCAGAAGAACTCGTTAATAAACAGCTGATTCCAACCCTGAGATCAGCGAAGAAATTGCTTCAACTCGACTCAGTTGTCCTTGTAAATGGCCATGGAGGCAACGTTCCAGTTAATGATTATCTTGAACATGTGCAGCTAGAAACTGGTCTCAAAATTATTTTCAACAACAAAATTGTGGAAATTGAAGGACCACATGCAGGTACAGGAGAAGTATCAGTGGGTGAACTACTGGGAATTCTTGATAAAACCAAATTAGACGAACACTGCAACTTCGAAAACTATCCTGAAGTTGGAATGGTTGGTTTTGATAAAGCCAGAAAAGCTGAGGAAGGAATAAATCAGGGTGCTCTGGAAGTCATTGATACTGGTGTGTGTATCGATCTTGAGCTTGGCGAGTCCATACTCCAAACTGCAATTGTGGCTGTGATGGACGATGTTGAGAAACTAACAGCTGATACAAAAAAAGAATAA